One Phaseolus vulgaris cultivar G19833 chromosome 11, P. vulgaris v2.0, whole genome shotgun sequence genomic window carries:
- the LOC137838565 gene encoding uncharacterized protein, with protein sequence MILVEIQKSSPRFQSFVAEESNEERKVNLDLLDEVKEEARIKAEALKRRVENKHSSKLRPRQFQIVDLVMRKAHPYQLENKLSPKWTGPFRVTEVLGNGAYKLETLEGGVIPRTWNAANLKFYFS encoded by the coding sequence ATGATTCTGGTAGAGATTCAGaagagctcgccacgttttcaaaGTTTCGTGGCTGAGGAGTCTAAcgaggagagaaaggtgaacctggatctgctagatgAGGTCAAGGAGGAGGCGAGGATTAAAGCTGAAGcattgaagagaagggtggagaaCAAGCACAGTTCCAAGTTAAGGCCTAGGCAATTCCAGATCGTCGACCTGGTAATGCGAAAGGCTCACCCATATcagttggagaacaagctgtcccccaagtggactggtcctttTAGGGTGACGGAGGTCCTCGGCAACGGGGCGTACAAGCTTGAGACTCTAGAAGGAGGCGTAATTCCTCGTACATGGAATGCGGccaatctcaagttttatttcagttga